The following coding sequences are from one Streptomyces angustmyceticus window:
- a CDS encoding DNA gyrase/topoisomerase IV subunit A, with translation MARRSTKTPPPDDFEERILDIDVVDEMQGSFLEYAYSVIYSRALPDARDGLKPVHRRILYQMNEMGLRPDRGYVKCARVVGEVMGKLHPHGDASIYDALVRMAQPFSMRVPLVDGHGNFGSLGNDDPPAAMRYTECRMASATSLMTESIDEDTVDFAPNYDGQEQEPVALPAAYPNLLVNGASGIAVGMATNMPPHNLGEVIAAARHLIKHPNADLDTLMRFVPGPDLPTGGRIVGLGGVRDAYEKGRGTFKIRATVTVENVTARRKGLVVTELPFTVGPEKVISKIKDLVGSKKLQGIADVKDLTDREHGLRLVIEVKNGFNPEAVLEQLYKLTPMEESFGINNVALVDGQPLTLGLKELLEVYVDHRFNVVRRRSEFRRTKRRDRLHLVEGLLTALVDIDEVIRLIRSSENSAQAKERLIERFSLSDIQTQYILDTPLRRLTKFDRIELESERDRLQDEIEKLTRILESDAELRKLVSGELAAVAKKYGTDRRTVLLESAGTSVGAVPLEVSDDPCRVLLSSTGLLARTVTGEVAFDVDAKRVKHDVIVSAVPATTRGEVGAVTSLGRLLRIPVIDLPQLPETAAAPSLSGGAQLSEFLTLEDGEELICLTTLDESSPGLALGTEQGVVKRVVPDYPAHKEELEVITLKDGDRIVGAAELRTGEEDLVFVTNEAQLLRYPAAQVRPQGRPAGGMAGVKLGEGAKVIAFAAVDPASEAMVFTVAGSHGTLDDSVATAKLTPFDQYPRKGRATGGVRCQRFLKGEDVLTQAWVGPTPVRAADAKGAPVEMPDVDPRRDGSGVPLMKRVAALAGPV, from the coding sequence ATGGCCCGCCGCAGCACGAAGACCCCGCCGCCGGACGACTTCGAGGAGAGGATCCTCGACATCGACGTCGTCGACGAGATGCAGGGTTCCTTCCTCGAGTACGCGTATTCGGTCATCTACTCGCGCGCCCTGCCGGACGCCCGCGACGGCCTCAAGCCCGTGCACCGCCGCATCCTTTACCAGATGAACGAGATGGGGCTGCGGCCCGACCGCGGCTACGTCAAGTGCGCCCGCGTCGTCGGCGAGGTGATGGGTAAGCTCCACCCGCACGGCGACGCGTCGATCTACGACGCCCTGGTGCGCATGGCGCAGCCGTTCTCGATGCGGGTGCCGCTCGTCGACGGCCACGGCAACTTCGGCTCGCTGGGCAACGACGACCCGCCCGCCGCCATGCGGTACACCGAGTGCCGGATGGCGTCCGCGACGTCCCTGATGACGGAGTCCATCGACGAGGACACCGTCGACTTCGCGCCGAACTACGACGGCCAGGAGCAGGAACCGGTCGCCCTCCCCGCCGCGTACCCGAACCTCCTGGTCAACGGCGCGTCCGGCATCGCCGTCGGGATGGCGACGAACATGCCGCCGCACAACCTGGGCGAGGTCATCGCCGCGGCCCGCCATCTGATCAAGCATCCGAACGCCGACCTCGACACCCTGATGCGCTTCGTGCCGGGTCCGGACCTTCCGACGGGCGGCCGGATCGTGGGCCTCGGCGGCGTACGGGACGCGTACGAGAAGGGCCGCGGCACGTTCAAGATCCGCGCGACGGTCACGGTGGAGAACGTCACCGCCCGCCGCAAGGGCCTGGTCGTCACCGAACTCCCCTTCACGGTCGGCCCCGAGAAGGTCATCTCCAAGATCAAGGATCTGGTCGGTTCGAAGAAGCTCCAGGGCATCGCGGACGTCAAGGACCTCACCGACCGCGAGCACGGCCTGCGGCTGGTGATCGAGGTCAAGAACGGCTTCAACCCCGAGGCCGTATTGGAGCAGCTCTACAAGCTCACGCCGATGGAGGAGTCCTTCGGCATCAACAACGTCGCGCTGGTGGACGGCCAGCCGCTGACGCTGGGCCTCAAGGAGCTGCTGGAGGTTTACGTCGACCACCGCTTCAACGTGGTGCGGCGGCGGAGCGAGTTCCGGCGCACCAAGCGGCGCGACCGTCTCCACCTGGTCGAGGGCCTGCTGACGGCTCTGGTGGACATCGACGAGGTCATCCGGCTGATCCGCTCCAGCGAGAACAGCGCGCAGGCCAAGGAGCGGCTGATCGAGCGCTTCTCGCTGAGCGACATCCAGACGCAGTACATCCTCGACACCCCGCTGCGCCGGCTGACCAAGTTCGACCGGATCGAGCTGGAGTCGGAGCGCGACCGGCTGCAGGACGAGATCGAGAAGCTGACGCGGATCCTGGAGTCGGACGCCGAGCTGCGCAAGCTGGTGTCCGGCGAGCTGGCCGCGGTCGCGAAGAAGTACGGCACGGACCGGCGCACGGTCCTGCTGGAGTCGGCGGGCACCTCGGTCGGCGCGGTGCCGCTGGAGGTCTCCGACGACCCGTGCCGGGTGCTGCTGTCCTCGACGGGGCTGCTGGCCCGTACGGTCACCGGGGAAGTTGCCTTCGACGTCGACGCCAAGCGCGTCAAGCACGATGTGATCGTCTCGGCGGTGCCGGCCACGACCCGTGGCGAGGTGGGCGCGGTGACGTCCCTGGGCCGGCTGCTGCGGATCCCGGTGATCGACCTTCCGCAGCTCCCGGAGACCGCGGCGGCACCCAGCCTCTCCGGGGGCGCGCAGCTCTCGGAGTTCCTGACGCTGGAGGACGGCGAGGAGCTGATCTGCCTGACCACACTGGACGAGTCCTCACCGGGCCTGGCGCTCGGCACCGAGCAGGGCGTCGTCAAGCGGGTGGTGCCCGACTACCCCGCCCACAAGGAGGAGTTGGAGGTCATCACCCTCAAGGACGGCGACCGCATCGTGGGCGCGGCCGAGTTGCGCACCGGTGAGGAGGATCTGGTCTTCGTCACCAACGAGGCGCAGTTGCTGCGCTATCCGGCCGCGCAGGTGCGGCCGCAGGGCCGGCCCGCGGGCGGTATGGCGGGCGTCAAGCTGGGCGAGGGCGCGAAGGTGATCGCGTTCGCCGCGGTCGATCCGGCCTCCGAGGCCATGGTCTTCACGGTCGCCGGCTCACACGGCACGCTGGACGACTCAGTGGCGACGGCCAAGCTCACCCCGTTCGACCAGTATCCGCGCAAGGGACGGGCGACCGGTGGTGTGCGCTGCCAGCGGTTCCTGAAGGGCGAGGACGTCCTCACCCAGGCCTGGGTCGGGCCGACGCCGGTGCGGGCCGCGGATGCCAAGGGCGCCCCGGTCGAGATGCCGGACGTGGACCCACGGCGCGATGGCTCGGGCGTGCCGCTGATGAAGCGGGTGGCGGCGCTGGCGGGGCCGGTGTAG
- a CDS encoding CobW family GTP-binding protein, translated as MAPQQIPVVVLAGFLGSGKTTLLNHLLGNGDGTRIGAIVNDFGSIEIDAMTVAGQVDSMVSLGNGCLCCAVDTSELDTYLERLARPAARIDVIVIEASGLAEPQELIRMILASDNDRIVYGGLIEVVDAAEFEDTRARHPELDRHVGIADMVVLNKADRIGDAARDHLRDTLAGLAPGRPVVCTAYGRIDPGLFFDRGPGEDHDAAVRQLSFEDLLRERAANTDSAHGPDDQCDRPGHCHHAGHFHTAYQSVEFTSAEPMHPRRLMDFLDSRPAGLYRIKGFVHFDVPENRQKFTVHAVGDFLRFYPAPWPKGEERSTQLVMIGSGIDAPALHKELDNCRESAPSNADQNSMWGVLRYVAAPDDPEDG; from the coding sequence TTGGCCCCGCAACAGATCCCGGTCGTCGTCCTCGCGGGCTTCCTCGGATCGGGCAAGACCACGCTGCTCAACCACCTGCTCGGCAACGGCGACGGCACCCGGATCGGCGCGATCGTCAATGACTTCGGCAGCATCGAGATCGATGCCATGACCGTCGCCGGGCAGGTGGACTCGATGGTCTCGCTCGGCAACGGCTGTCTGTGCTGTGCGGTCGACACCAGCGAACTGGACACCTACCTGGAACGCCTGGCCCGCCCCGCCGCCCGGATCGACGTGATCGTCATCGAGGCCAGCGGGCTTGCCGAGCCCCAGGAACTCATCCGGATGATCCTCGCCAGCGACAACGACCGCATCGTCTACGGCGGGCTGATCGAGGTCGTCGACGCCGCGGAGTTCGAGGACACCAGGGCCCGGCATCCCGAACTGGACCGGCATGTGGGCATCGCCGACATGGTGGTCCTCAACAAGGCCGACCGCATCGGCGACGCGGCGCGGGACCACCTCAGGGACACGCTCGCGGGCCTCGCTCCTGGCCGGCCCGTCGTCTGCACGGCGTACGGCCGGATCGATCCCGGGCTGTTCTTCGACCGCGGACCGGGGGAGGACCACGACGCGGCCGTGCGGCAGCTGTCCTTCGAGGATCTGCTGCGGGAGAGAGCAGCGAACACGGATTCCGCGCACGGCCCGGACGACCAGTGCGACCGCCCGGGCCACTGCCACCACGCTGGTCACTTCCATACGGCCTACCAGAGCGTGGAGTTCACCTCCGCCGAGCCGATGCACCCGCGCCGTCTCATGGACTTCCTCGACAGCCGCCCCGCCGGCCTCTACCGCATCAAGGGTTTCGTCCACTTCGACGTACCGGAGAACCGCCAGAAGTTCACGGTCCACGCCGTCGGCGACTTCCTGCGCTTCTACCCCGCGCCGTGGCCGAAGGGCGAGGAACGGAGCACCCAGCTCGTCATGATCGGCAGCGGCATCGACGCACCGGCCCTGCACAAGGAGCTGGACAACTGCCGCGAGAGCGCACCGTCGAATGCCGACCAGAACAGCATGTGGGGCGTGCTGCGGTACGTGGCCGCACCCGACGACCCCGAAGACGGCTGA
- a CDS encoding citrate synthase/methylcitrate synthase: MASAEATTPTDVPRGLSGVIVTETQVGDVRGVEGFYHYRQYSAVELATARTFEDVWYLMFHGELPDAAQLEAFRAETAALRTLPAAVREALPALAQAGVLSGPLAGLRTALSLLGATAGLRPLYDIDADHRRADALAACAAVPTLVTALHRLGRGQMPVEPRADLSHAANYLYMLTGDEPEPERVRAIEAYLISTIDHGFNASTFTARVIASTGADLAACLVGAIGALSGPLHGGAPSRALDMLDAIGTPDRIDPWIRDRVLSGERIMGFGHSVYRTEDPRSRMLRGIAQQLGGPLVEFAVQVEARVEELLAELKPGRELHTNVELYAGVVMELCGLPREMFTPTFCAARVVGWSANILEQADDSKIIRPAARYVGPPPPQPLPVVASR; the protein is encoded by the coding sequence ATGGCGAGCGCCGAGGCCACCACACCGACCGACGTGCCCCGCGGGCTTTCGGGCGTCATCGTCACCGAGACCCAAGTGGGCGACGTCCGAGGCGTCGAGGGCTTCTACCACTACCGCCAGTACTCCGCTGTCGAGCTGGCGACGGCCAGGACGTTCGAGGACGTCTGGTACCTGATGTTCCACGGGGAGCTGCCCGATGCCGCGCAACTCGAAGCTTTCCGTGCCGAGACCGCCGCTCTGCGCACGCTCCCCGCAGCCGTGCGCGAGGCGCTGCCCGCCCTTGCCCAGGCCGGTGTGCTCTCCGGGCCGCTCGCCGGGCTGCGCACCGCGCTGTCCCTGCTCGGTGCGACGGCCGGCCTCCGGCCGCTGTACGACATCGACGCCGACCACCGCCGTGCCGACGCGCTCGCGGCGTGCGCCGCCGTGCCGACCCTGGTCACCGCGCTGCACCGACTCGGTCGGGGCCAGATGCCCGTCGAGCCTCGCGCGGATCTGAGCCACGCCGCCAACTACCTCTACATGCTCACCGGCGATGAGCCGGAGCCCGAGCGCGTGCGGGCGATCGAGGCGTACCTGATCTCCACCATCGACCACGGCTTCAACGCCTCGACCTTCACCGCACGCGTCATCGCCTCCACCGGCGCCGATCTCGCGGCCTGCCTCGTCGGCGCCATCGGCGCGCTCTCCGGGCCGCTGCACGGCGGTGCGCCCAGCCGCGCCCTGGACATGCTCGACGCCATCGGCACACCCGACCGCATCGACCCCTGGATCCGCGACCGTGTCCTGAGCGGAGAACGGATCATGGGGTTCGGCCACTCCGTCTACCGCACCGAGGACCCGCGCTCCCGGATGCTGCGAGGGATTGCCCAGCAGCTCGGGGGACCGCTGGTGGAATTCGCCGTCCAGGTGGAGGCGAGGGTCGAAGAGCTGCTGGCCGAACTCAAGCCCGGCCGTGAGCTGCACACCAACGTGGAGCTCTACGCGGGGGTCGTCATGGAGCTGTGCGGGCTGCCGCGTGAGATGTTCACGCCCACCTTCTGCGCGGCCCGTGTGGTGGGCTGGAGCGCCAACATCCTGGAACAGGCCGACGACTCGAAGATCATTCGTCCCGCGGCCCGCTACGTCGGCCCGCCCCCGCCGCAGCCGCTGCCCGTCGTCGCGTCCCGCTAG
- a CDS encoding citrate synthase yields the protein MADRDTAQDAGGQRLSTREAAERLGVKPETVYAYVSRGQLTSRREPGARGSTFDAKEVDTLARRTGRREPSTPGGELAVRTGITLIDRDHCYYRGVDTSDLAAHYSFEEVAEWLWTGELRPGTRFTASQDALSAAHHAVQSLPAHSGPMDRLRVALIAAAAADPLRFDLSEDTVVGTARTLIPTLVDALPSHAPKQRAADSLATRLWSRLTSQPADAAALRALDAAMVLLIDHDLAASTFAVRVAASARAHPYAIVSAGFGALDGVLHGAASGLAHRMLTEVLDRGSAAAVVADHLRAGHQVPGLGHPLYPGEDPRARALFRLLEEVPQARPALHAAHQVITTTARHTELHANIDLALAVLTVSTDMPAEAGETIFAIARTAGWIAHALEEYAEPALRMRPRGQYSGPRAPQPLP from the coding sequence ATGGCGGATCGAGACACGGCGCAGGACGCGGGCGGACAGCGGCTGAGCACCCGAGAGGCAGCCGAGCGGCTGGGGGTGAAGCCGGAGACGGTGTATGCCTATGTCAGCCGCGGCCAGCTGACCAGCCGTCGCGAGCCGGGCGCCCGCGGCAGCACCTTCGATGCAAAGGAGGTCGACACGCTCGCCCGCCGTACAGGCCGCCGCGAACCCTCCACCCCCGGCGGCGAGTTGGCGGTCCGTACGGGCATCACCCTGATCGACCGCGACCATTGCTATTACCGCGGCGTCGACACCTCCGACCTCGCCGCCCACTACAGCTTCGAGGAAGTCGCCGAGTGGCTGTGGACCGGCGAACTGCGCCCCGGCACCCGCTTCACGGCGTCGCAGGACGCGCTGTCCGCCGCCCATCACGCCGTACAGTCACTGCCGGCCCACAGTGGGCCGATGGACCGTCTACGGGTCGCCTTGATCGCCGCGGCGGCCGCCGACCCGCTCCGTTTCGACCTGTCCGAGGACACCGTTGTCGGCACCGCCCGCACCCTCATCCCGACCCTCGTCGACGCCTTGCCATCACACGCCCCGAAGCAGCGCGCCGCGGACTCCCTCGCCACACGCCTCTGGTCACGACTGACCTCACAACCTGCCGACGCCGCCGCGCTCCGCGCCCTGGACGCCGCAATGGTCCTGCTCATCGACCACGACCTCGCTGCCTCGACATTCGCGGTACGGGTCGCCGCCTCCGCCCGCGCGCATCCCTACGCGATCGTCTCGGCCGGCTTCGGCGCCCTGGACGGCGTGTTGCACGGGGCGGCGAGCGGACTCGCCCACCGGATGCTGACGGAGGTGCTGGACCGCGGCAGCGCGGCCGCCGTGGTCGCCGACCACCTGCGGGCCGGCCACCAGGTACCGGGGCTCGGACATCCTCTGTACCCGGGCGAGGACCCGCGGGCCCGCGCCCTGTTCCGACTCCTGGAGGAGGTGCCGCAGGCCCGCCCCGCCCTGCATGCCGCCCACCAAGTGATCACCACCACAGCCCGGCACACGGAGCTGCACGCCAACATCGATCTGGCACTGGCCGTACTGACCGTCTCGACGGACATGCCTGCGGAGGCAGGCGAGACCATTTTCGCCATCGCCCGCACCGCCGGCTGGATCGCCCACGCCCTGGAGGAATACGCCGAACCAGCCCTCCGCATGCGCCCCAGGGGCCAGTACAGCGGCCCCCGCGCCCCCCAACCGTTGCCCTGA
- a CDS encoding sucrase ferredoxin: MSTCATTSRESAESLAGTAALARTWLLIEQPGPWGAHALTDSHLDPDVGRALEAAAEGTGVRVALIRRPGRPADRHGSPRRRLFLAHTAPGRSWIRTTTVTDPRAALGLEFAALGAGEHHGLWEPYIGEPLVLVCTNGKRDRCCALLGRPLAAELAASGTQTWEVTHIGGHRFSPTLFVLPYGYAYGRASAPLIKEAVESARDGRITVDHARGRSAWDRPGQAADLAVRELIGEDLADALDVVRTDAMWPEPKSADRTASSSAAITGASAAWAVTVAHSDGRMWRVIVEQRADGAAAPASCGAPLGPPARMAVASISAVETPISVADGMSRRTAQAVGR, from the coding sequence GTGAGTACCTGCGCCACCACTTCTCGCGAATCGGCCGAATCTCTCGCCGGGACCGCGGCCCTTGCCCGAACCTGGCTGCTCATCGAGCAGCCCGGGCCTTGGGGCGCCCATGCGCTGACGGACAGTCACCTCGACCCTGACGTCGGCCGGGCCCTGGAGGCCGCGGCAGAAGGTACGGGTGTACGCGTCGCCCTCATCCGTCGGCCGGGGCGCCCCGCCGACCGCCACGGCTCTCCGCGGCGGCGGCTGTTCCTCGCGCACACCGCGCCGGGACGCTCCTGGATCCGCACGACCACCGTCACCGACCCCCGCGCGGCCCTCGGACTGGAGTTCGCAGCCCTCGGAGCGGGCGAGCATCACGGCCTCTGGGAACCGTACATCGGTGAGCCGCTGGTCCTCGTGTGCACCAACGGCAAGCGGGACCGCTGCTGCGCCCTGCTCGGCCGCCCCCTTGCCGCCGAGCTCGCCGCAAGCGGAACCCAAACCTGGGAGGTCACCCACATCGGGGGACACCGCTTCTCGCCCACCCTTTTCGTCCTTCCGTACGGCTACGCCTACGGACGAGCCTCGGCCCCCCTGATCAAGGAGGCCGTGGAGTCGGCGCGCGACGGACGGATCACGGTGGACCACGCCCGTGGCCGCTCGGCCTGGGACCGGCCGGGCCAGGCCGCTGACCTCGCGGTTCGTGAGCTCATCGGGGAGGATCTGGCGGACGCACTCGACGTCGTACGGACCGACGCGATGTGGCCCGAACCGAAGTCGGCCGACAGGACGGCGTCCAGCAGTGCGGCCATCACCGGAGCCTCCGCCGCCTGGGCGGTTACCGTTGCCCACTCCGATGGCCGCATGTGGCGGGTCATCGTCGAACAGCGGGCCGATGGTGCTGCGGCGCCCGCTAGCTGTGGTGCACCGCTCGGTCCACCTGCGCGTATGGCGGTTGCCTCCATCAGCGCGGTGGAAACCCCGATCAGCGTGGCCGACGGCATGTCTCGTAGGACGGCCCAGGCAGTCGGTAGGTGA
- a CDS encoding ATP-binding protein, with protein sequence MVQLAIATGVIVLATGLFLAPLSAQLDDQAMRRALAIAQTTAAEPRLDDALESSRPSRHGPVQNEAERIRAATGAEYVVIMDKRGVRWSHTDPDEIGRHVSTDPSAALSGQEVMQIDEGTLGRSARGKVPLRDEHGEVVGAVSVGIAYESVQERLLSTVPQLLAYAGGTLVVGALAAYLVARRLQRRTHDLAFSDISALLVEREAMLHGIREGFLALDKNGRIRLMNDEAQRLLDLRAEDTGRPLDAALPPSRTTDVLAGRVSGADLLAVSGHRVLVANRMPTDDGGAVVTLRDRTELERLGRELDGTRGLIDALRAQDHEHANRLHTLLGLLELGLYEEAVEFVTQAVGVHRATAEQVTERIHDPLLAALLVGKATVATERGASLSISPRTHLPDRLVDPHSLVTILGNLVDNALDATSSERDAQLEVEVRTEGSTAIMRISDNGPGVPEERRAEIFTEGWTTKESPRHGQRGIGLALVRRLAERYGGSAEVGERPGGGAVFTVTVPDALSEKLSRARGTTPQETATETRAPGRPQARTRHLEGDTEAGR encoded by the coding sequence ATGGTGCAGCTGGCCATCGCCACCGGTGTCATCGTCCTGGCGACCGGTCTGTTCCTCGCCCCGCTCAGTGCACAGCTCGACGATCAGGCGATGCGCCGTGCTCTCGCCATCGCACAAACCACCGCGGCTGAGCCCCGCCTCGACGATGCCCTGGAGTCCTCCCGTCCCTCGCGCCACGGTCCCGTGCAGAACGAAGCGGAGCGAATTCGCGCCGCTACCGGCGCCGAATACGTAGTGATCATGGACAAGCGAGGCGTGCGCTGGTCCCACACCGACCCGGACGAGATAGGACGCCACGTCTCGACCGACCCCAGCGCCGCGCTCTCCGGCCAAGAAGTGATGCAGATCGACGAGGGCACACTCGGCCGGTCCGCACGCGGCAAGGTCCCGCTTCGCGACGAGCACGGCGAGGTGGTCGGCGCCGTCTCCGTCGGCATCGCATACGAGAGCGTGCAGGAACGTCTGCTCTCCACGGTCCCCCAGTTGCTTGCGTACGCGGGCGGGACACTCGTTGTGGGAGCGCTCGCCGCCTACCTCGTTGCCCGTCGGCTCCAGCGTCGCACCCACGACCTGGCGTTCTCCGACATCTCCGCATTGCTCGTCGAGCGGGAGGCAATGCTGCACGGCATCCGGGAAGGCTTCCTCGCGCTCGACAAGAACGGCCGCATCCGCCTGATGAACGACGAGGCGCAGCGTCTCCTGGATCTCCGCGCCGAAGACACCGGCCGTCCCCTGGACGCGGCTCTCCCTCCAAGCCGTACAACGGACGTCCTGGCCGGCCGCGTCTCGGGGGCGGACCTGCTGGCGGTCAGCGGGCACCGGGTCCTGGTGGCCAACCGAATGCCGACCGACGACGGCGGTGCCGTGGTCACCCTGCGTGACCGTACCGAGCTGGAGCGGCTGGGGCGCGAGCTGGACGGTACCCGCGGCCTCATCGATGCCCTCCGTGCCCAGGACCATGAGCACGCCAACCGACTGCACACCCTCCTCGGCCTGCTCGAGCTCGGGCTGTACGAGGAGGCGGTCGAGTTTGTGACGCAGGCCGTGGGCGTGCATCGGGCGACCGCCGAGCAGGTCACCGAGCGCATCCACGATCCGCTGCTGGCCGCACTCCTGGTGGGGAAGGCCACCGTCGCCACCGAGCGCGGCGCTTCGCTGAGCATCTCCCCCCGTACACACCTACCTGATCGCCTGGTAGACCCGCACAGCCTGGTCACCATCCTCGGCAACCTCGTCGACAACGCGCTGGACGCCACGTCGAGTGAGCGCGACGCACAACTGGAAGTGGAGGTCCGTACCGAAGGCAGCACCGCCATCATGCGCATCAGCGACAACGGCCCCGGCGTGCCCGAGGAACGTCGTGCGGAGATCTTCACCGAAGGCTGGACGACCAAGGAATCGCCGCGCCACGGGCAGCGCGGAATCGGCCTGGCGCTGGTACGGCGTCTCGCTGAGCGCTACGGAGGCAGCGCCGAGGTCGGCGAGCGCCCCGGTGGCGGTGCGGTGTTCACCGTGACCGTCCCCGACGCGCTGTCCGAGAAACTCTCCCGAGCGCGCGGAACAACGCCCCAGGAGACAGCCACGGAAACCCGTGCCCCCGGACGGCCCCAGGCGCGCACTCGTCACCTCGAAGGCGACACGGAGGCCGGCCGATGA
- a CDS encoding DUF7342 family protein, giving the protein MIDVLVVDDDVHVAKINAAYVSKVEGFRVSCLAHTAADALAALETHHVDLILLDHYLPDGTGLQLVGDLRRRGLFTDVIMVTAARDIATVQAAMRHGALQYLVKPFTFAGLRSKLMGYAALHRTFAGGGQAEQSEVDRIFGALGAANAGSAELPKGHSTATADRVRSVLRSADAPLSAQDVALQAGLSRQTAQRYLKLLERAGRVRLTLKYGETGRPEHRYEWV; this is encoded by the coding sequence ATGATCGACGTTCTGGTCGTGGACGACGATGTGCATGTCGCGAAGATCAACGCCGCGTATGTCTCCAAGGTCGAGGGCTTCCGTGTCAGTTGCCTGGCGCACACGGCCGCTGACGCCCTCGCAGCCCTGGAGACGCACCACGTCGATCTGATCCTCCTGGACCACTACCTCCCCGACGGGACCGGGCTCCAACTGGTCGGCGACCTGCGGCGACGCGGCCTGTTCACCGACGTCATCATGGTGACGGCAGCTCGCGACATCGCCACCGTGCAGGCCGCGATGCGCCACGGTGCGCTGCAGTACCTGGTCAAGCCGTTCACCTTCGCAGGGCTGCGCTCCAAGTTGATGGGTTATGCGGCACTGCACCGTACGTTTGCGGGTGGCGGACAGGCGGAGCAATCCGAAGTGGACCGGATCTTTGGGGCTCTGGGGGCCGCCAACGCGGGCTCGGCGGAGCTGCCGAAGGGCCACTCCACCGCCACTGCCGACCGTGTGCGCTCGGTGCTGCGCTCCGCGGACGCCCCCCTCTCGGCGCAGGACGTCGCACTCCAGGCGGGACTGAGCCGCCAGACCGCGCAGCGCTACCTCAAGCTGCTGGAACGCGCCGGGCGGGTACGCCTCACGCTCAAGTACGGCGAGACCGGCCGCCCAGAGCACCGCTACGAGTGGGTTTAG
- a CDS encoding solute symporter family protein yields the protein MTDDHQTLALVLFSVFIAVTLAITTWVSRRRHGSAEEFYAGGRLFSPMENGFAIAGDYMSAASFLGISGLIALFGYDGLLYSVGFLVAWLVVLFLVAELVRNCGRFTLADVVAARMRSRPVRIAAGTASVTVSVLYLVAQMVGAGSLVALLLGGAGQQARTWMVIGVGALMVVYVAFGGMRATTWIQIVKAVLLMGGAIALTVLVLVRFHGDFNTLLNTAAERSGHGRDFLAPGLKYGGGWTSRLDFISLGLALVLGTAGLPHILSRFYTVPTARSARRSVVWSIGLIGGFYLMTIVLGFGAAAVLGSDAVRTSNTAGNTAVPLLALNLGGGAGSTGGTVLFAVVAAVAFATILAVVAGITLASSASVAHDLYASLRRQRGTAQDAQRAEVAVARIAAVAVGAVAIGLALLAQDLNVAFLVGLAFAVAASANLPVLLYTLFWRRFTTRGAVWSVYGGLIPAITLVVLSPVVSGSQESLFPGMDFAFFPLDNPGVVSIPLGFLMGWLGTVLSPEAADEARHAETEVRALTGAGAA from the coding sequence GTGACCGACGACCACCAGACCCTCGCACTGGTTCTGTTCAGCGTGTTCATCGCCGTCACCCTGGCGATCACCACCTGGGTGAGCCGTCGTCGGCACGGTTCCGCCGAGGAGTTCTACGCGGGAGGGAGGCTCTTCTCCCCGATGGAGAACGGTTTCGCCATCGCGGGTGACTACATGTCCGCTGCCTCCTTCCTCGGAATCTCCGGGCTGATCGCCCTGTTCGGCTATGACGGATTGCTGTACTCGGTCGGCTTTCTCGTGGCCTGGCTCGTCGTCCTCTTCCTCGTCGCTGAACTGGTCCGCAACTGCGGCAGGTTCACCCTTGCCGATGTCGTCGCGGCCCGGATGCGGTCGCGGCCAGTCCGTATCGCGGCCGGCACCGCCTCCGTCACGGTGTCGGTGCTCTATCTGGTGGCGCAGATGGTCGGGGCAGGCAGCCTCGTCGCCCTGCTCCTGGGAGGCGCGGGCCAGCAGGCACGTACCTGGATGGTGATCGGGGTCGGTGCCCTGATGGTCGTCTACGTAGCCTTTGGAGGGATGCGTGCCACGACCTGGATCCAGATCGTCAAGGCCGTACTTCTCATGGGAGGTGCCATTGCCCTGACTGTCCTGGTACTGGTTCGGTTTCACGGTGACTTCAACACACTGCTGAACACCGCCGCCGAACGCAGCGGACACGGCCGCGACTTTCTCGCACCCGGCCTCAAATACGGTGGGGGCTGGACCTCCCGGCTGGACTTCATCAGCCTCGGTCTCGCGCTGGTCCTGGGCACCGCCGGGCTGCCACACATCCTTTCCCGCTTCTACACGGTCCCCACGGCCCGTTCCGCCCGCCGATCCGTCGTCTGGTCCATCGGGCTGATCGGCGGCTTCTACTTGATGACCATCGTGCTCGGCTTCGGTGCCGCGGCGGTGCTCGGCAGCGACGCCGTCCGGACGTCCAATACAGCGGGCAACACCGCGGTCCCGCTGTTGGCCCTCAACTTGGGCGGCGGCGCCGGTTCGACCGGGGGCACAGTGCTCTTCGCCGTGGTGGCCGCAGTGGCGTTCGCCACCATCCTGGCCGTGGTCGCCGGCATCACGCTCGCCTCATCGGCCTCCGTTGCGCACGACCTGTATGCCTCGCTCCGACGTCAGCGTGGTACGGCGCAAGACGCCCAGCGTGCCGAGGTGGCGGTGGCGCGCATCGCGGCTGTGGCCGTCGGTGCTGTCGCGATCGGGCTCGCCCTGCTCGCCCAGGACCTGAATGTCGCCTTCCTGGTAGGCCTGGCCTTCGCCGTTGCGGCATCGGCCAACCTGCCGGTCCTGCTGTACACGCTCTTCTGGCGCCGCTTCACGACCCGGGGTGCTGTCTGGTCCGTATACGGGGGCTTGATTCCGGCGATCACCCTGGTAGTGCTCTCCCCGGTGGTCTCCGGCAGCCAAGAGTCGCTCTTCCCTGGAATGGACTTCGCCTTCTTCCCGCTCGACAACCCCGGTGTCGTATCGATCCCACTGGGCTTCCTGATGGGGTGGCTGGGAACTGTGCTCTCCCCGGAGGCCGCCGACGAGGCACGGCATGCGGAGACGGAGGTACGGGCGCTGACGGGGGCGGGGGCTGCTTAG